In Dolichospermum flos-aquae CCAP 1403/13F, the following proteins share a genomic window:
- a CDS encoding DUF6464 family protein → MELNSLPTEVILTHPRQSLGKLQLDWTPQPGNYLDFAEKTYVVLERCHRYQLKGGRYSLHNIAIYVQKAQRPEQKSLVEGRWVIGDATCNYNALSEIMRCAVNPEGPCKSCRFYES, encoded by the coding sequence ATGGAGCTAAATTCCTTACCGACAGAGGTAATTTTGACACATCCGCGTCAGTCTCTTGGTAAATTACAACTTGATTGGACACCCCAACCGGGAAATTATCTTGATTTTGCCGAAAAAACCTACGTAGTTTTAGAGCGTTGCCATAGATATCAGCTTAAAGGCGGACGCTATAGTTTACACAATATCGCTATTTACGTACAAAAAGCCCAAAGACCAGAACAGAAAAGTTTAGTAGAAGGACGTTGGGTTATAGGTGATGCTACCTGTAACTATAATGCTCTTTCAGAAATTATGCGTTGTGCAGTTAATCCAGAAGGACCTTGTAAATCTTGTCGGTTCTATGAAAGTTAG
- the fraC gene encoding filament integrity protein FraC yields MSDELSLPIILPIGAIFFEILFLLIAIPLEAYILNRWLKFDKRTSIFYAIALNVFSSVIGWIVFFTVEPILSIAIKKELINYVFFNKLQDPSIGTMIVLLSFTIFIATFLVKFLLMKILIIFMGEGGKKTETEIISSQQRASYMNMAKLQNTNLITATLIANSLSYSAITFIILIRSLPIK; encoded by the coding sequence ATGTCTGATGAATTATCACTACCTATAATTTTGCCCATTGGGGCGATATTTTTTGAGATCTTATTCTTACTAATTGCCATTCCCCTAGAAGCTTATATTCTGAATAGATGGCTGAAGTTTGATAAAAGAACCAGCATTTTTTATGCTATAGCCTTAAATGTTTTTTCGAGTGTAATTGGTTGGATTGTGTTTTTCACAGTCGAACCAATATTATCTATCGCTATCAAAAAAGAATTGATTAATTATGTATTTTTTAATAAACTTCAAGATCCTAGCATTGGCACAATGATAGTTTTATTGTCATTTACTATTTTTATAGCGACTTTTTTAGTGAAATTTTTACTAATGAAGATTCTCATAATTTTTATGGGAGAAGGAGGAAAAAAAACAGAAACAGAAATCATTTCTTCACAGCAAAGAGCCAGTTATATGAATATGGCTAAGTTGCAAAATACTAATTTAATAACTGCAACCTTAATAGCCAATTCACTCAGTTACAGTGCCATAACCTTCATTATCCTAATTCGCTCGCTCCCGATAAAATGA
- a CDS encoding ABC transporter permease, with protein MSNDKVAVNWQQLISSPVVADTTSNFFAEIVQETFALTRRLFIQLQRRPSSLIAGIIQPVMWLVLFGALFQNAPTGLFGSTTNYGQFLAAGVIVFTAFAGALNAGLPVMFDREFGFLNRLLVAPLASRFSIVFASAIFIISQSLLQAAVIVAAAAFLGAGLPDFTGLCAIALIVFLLALGVTAISLGLAFALPGHIELIAVIFVTNLPLLFASTALAPLSFMPGWLQVIATINPLSYAIEPIRYLYLHSSWGLNDIVMHAFWGDVTFGGALLVLLGFALVALLSIQPQLRRSLA; from the coding sequence ATGAGTAATGATAAAGTAGCTGTGAATTGGCAACAATTAATCTCATCTCCTGTAGTTGCTGATACAACCTCCAATTTTTTCGCAGAAATTGTTCAAGAAACTTTTGCTTTAACTCGTCGTCTGTTTATTCAACTCCAACGCCGTCCCTCTAGCCTGATAGCCGGGATTATTCAGCCTGTCATGTGGTTAGTTTTATTTGGGGCATTATTCCAAAATGCACCCACAGGCTTATTTGGTAGTACGACAAATTACGGACAATTTCTAGCAGCAGGTGTCATAGTATTTACTGCTTTTGCTGGGGCTTTGAATGCCGGTTTACCTGTAATGTTCGATAGGGAATTTGGCTTTTTAAATCGGTTGCTGGTTGCACCTCTAGCCTCACGCTTTTCAATTGTTTTTGCTTCTGCTATTTTTATTATTAGCCAAAGTTTACTACAAGCAGCGGTAATTGTGGCAGCAGCGGCATTTTTAGGGGCTGGCTTACCTGATTTTACAGGATTATGTGCGATCGCTCTCATTGTCTTTCTACTGGCTTTGGGTGTCACCGCTATTTCCTTGGGTTTAGCCTTTGCATTACCCGGACACATTGAACTTATCGCCGTAATTTTTGTCACTAACCTCCCATTATTATTTGCCAGCACAGCCTTAGCGCCTTTATCCTTTATGCCCGGTTGGTTACAGGTTATTGCTACCATCAACCCTCTCAGTTATGCGATTGAACCGATTCGCTATTTATATCTACACAGCAGTTGGGGATTAAATGATATAGTAATGCACGCCTTTTGGGGTGATGTTACCTTTGGGGGAGCGTTATTAGTGTTACTAGGTTTTGCATTAGTGGCTTTACTGAGTATTCAACCCCAACTACGCCGGAGTCTTGCTTAA
- a CDS encoding DUF4351 domain-containing protein — MSIPPPESLLENLGAALFNISEIADLVTWLNQEDHH, encoded by the coding sequence TTGTCAATACCCCCACCTGAATCCTTACTAGAAAATTTAGGTGCGGCGTTGTTTAATATTTCCGAAATTGCTGATTTAGTAACTTGGTTAAATCAAGAAGATCATCATTAA
- the fmt gene encoding methionyl-tRNA formyltransferase: MKIVFFGTPDFAVPTLEKLLENKDFQVMSVVTQPDKRRERGNKLTPSPVKAFATDHHIPVWQPQRVKKDVETLTQLKQIEADIFVVIAYGQILSKKILDMPKLGCINVHGSILPQYRGAAPIQWSIYNGEKETGITTMLMDRGMDTGDMLLKATIPIQLLDNAQVLAEKLAITGADLLIETLYKLERQEFTPIPQDHTAATYASLIQKPDYNLDWGQSAIQLHNQIRGFYPNCTATFRNQALKITATVPLDSAYIHELPEPLLEKIYKIPNLSTISGQPGEVVNITKGLGAIVQTGVGLLLLREVQLTGKRPQSGWDFVNGTRLTVGEVMGNG; encoded by the coding sequence ATGAAAATAGTATTTTTTGGCACTCCTGACTTTGCAGTTCCCACTTTGGAAAAACTCTTAGAAAACAAGGATTTTCAGGTGATGTCCGTAGTCACTCAACCGGATAAACGTCGAGAACGAGGGAATAAACTGACACCTTCACCAGTGAAAGCCTTTGCTACAGATCATCATATTCCAGTATGGCAACCGCAAAGAGTTAAAAAAGATGTTGAAACCTTAACACAACTCAAGCAGATAGAAGCAGATATATTTGTGGTTATTGCTTATGGGCAAATTTTGTCTAAGAAGATATTAGATATGCCTAAGCTAGGTTGTATTAACGTACATGGTTCAATTTTACCTCAGTATCGAGGGGCTGCGCCAATTCAGTGGAGTATATATAACGGAGAAAAAGAAACGGGGATCACAACTATGCTCATGGATAGGGGCATGGATACAGGGGATATGCTTCTAAAAGCGACTATACCAATTCAATTACTAGATAATGCTCAGGTTTTAGCCGAAAAGTTGGCTATTACTGGTGCAGATTTACTCATAGAAACCCTATACAAACTAGAACGTCAAGAATTTACACCGATTCCCCAAGATCATACCGCAGCTACTTACGCATCTTTGATTCAGAAGCCAGATTATAACTTGGACTGGGGACAAAGTGCCATCCAATTACATAATCAAATTCGCGGATTTTATCCTAACTGTACAGCAACTTTTCGCAACCAAGCATTGAAAATTACTGCTACTGTCCCCCTAGATTCTGCGTATATTCACGAATTACCAGAGCCATTACTAGAAAAAATTTATAAAATACCCAATTTGTCAACCATATCAGGACAGCCTGGAGAGGTAGTTAATATTACTAAAGGACTAGGAGCAATTGTCCAAACAGGGGTAGGTTTATTGCTATTGCGAGAAGTACAGCTAACGGGTAAACGTCCCCAGTCAGGATGGGATTTTGTCAATGGGACTCGGTTAACTGTCGGTGAGGTAATGGGTAATGGGTAA
- the fraD gene encoding septal junction protein FraD, giving the protein MNFLLKEIGGIFKYIQDLFAGVQKFLTPAKAYSWQTFIYLSVFSWGISYFAVGYIRDIIAFCGWLFLLAGTTWYTTDDPLRIPGTFMPVGAVITGFLVSVFAFGYQESGLTFNTIVIWPTIAALVTAIPNFFEGNGRGLPNAKLPKLQDRQKVVVLLAWCMLISCWLQFYFVIDKWLKEYPSLRADNFQKSAFVIRLEPQSRKPKTGDLILNKLQPLINQQLANKPWGEVEKWLLEANQQLGNLGRRTINSNLGKSQERLLWRVEPRVVNIKSGYRLDILTIWAGPSANSQGYYWKKSCLIEPSNSGKQTDNKNTVARLTCDRTSKFIMGSPPAQQ; this is encoded by the coding sequence ATGAACTTTTTATTGAAGGAAATAGGTGGCATATTTAAATATATTCAGGATTTATTTGCAGGAGTGCAAAAATTTCTGACACCAGCCAAAGCATACTCATGGCAAACATTTATCTATTTGAGTGTTTTTTCTTGGGGAATATCATATTTTGCCGTAGGGTATATTAGGGATATTATTGCCTTTTGTGGTTGGTTATTTTTATTAGCAGGAACAACTTGGTATACTACGGACGATCCTTTAAGAATTCCCGGAACTTTTATGCCAGTTGGGGCAGTAATCACGGGCTTTTTAGTGAGCGTCTTTGCCTTTGGATACCAGGAGAGTGGATTAACATTTAATACTATAGTCATTTGGCCGACAATAGCCGCCCTAGTTACAGCCATACCTAACTTCTTTGAAGGCAACGGTAGAGGATTGCCAAACGCGAAACTTCCTAAATTGCAAGATCGTCAAAAAGTTGTAGTTTTATTAGCTTGGTGTATGCTAATTAGTTGTTGGCTTCAGTTTTACTTTGTGATAGATAAATGGTTAAAAGAATATCCCAGTTTACGAGCAGATAATTTTCAGAAAAGTGCTTTTGTGATTAGATTAGAACCACAATCACGAAAGCCAAAAACTGGTGATTTGATCTTAAATAAACTGCAACCCTTAATTAATCAACAACTTGCCAATAAACCTTGGGGTGAAGTAGAAAAATGGTTACTAGAAGCTAATCAGCAACTAGGCAACTTGGGAAGAAGAACAATTAATAGTAATTTAGGTAAATCCCAAGAAAGACTACTATGGCGAGTTGAACCCCGTGTCGTCAATATCAAGTCTGGATATAGGCTAGATATTTTGACAATTTGGGCTGGACCAAGTGCCAACTCTCAAGGATATTACTGGAAAAAATCTTGTTTGATAGAACCATCTAACTCTGGTAAACAAACAGATAATAAAAATACCGTTGCCCGTCTAACTTGCGATCGCACAAGTAAATTTATCATGGGTTCTCCACCAGCACAACAATAA
- a CDS encoding Npun_F0494 family protein codes for MSTVDSSNLKPLVYNSKALERAERSLICSPFNLNLFIAMTSQSIQLGAIAMEKGNQQSYTKQPLSELTCENALAWLIDVGVLRREVDGQGITDSFRLTPLGHQLIVKLKDQKLRNPSLSDRYNDFMTRWLRLPF; via the coding sequence ATGTCTACTGTGGATTCCTCAAACCTCAAACCCTTAGTTTATAATAGTAAAGCCCTAGAAAGAGCCGAGCGATCGCTAATCTGTTCGCCCTTCAACCTCAATTTGTTTATAGCCATGACTAGCCAAAGTATCCAACTAGGTGCTATAGCAATGGAGAAAGGAAATCAGCAAAGTTACACCAAGCAACCCTTATCAGAATTGACCTGTGAAAACGCTTTAGCCTGGTTAATTGATGTGGGAGTATTGCGGCGAGAAGTTGATGGACAGGGCATTACAGACAGTTTTCGCCTAACTCCCTTGGGTCATCAATTGATTGTCAAGTTAAAAGATCAGAAATTGCGTAATCCTTCCCTGAGCGATCGCTACAATGATTTTATGACTCGTTGGTTACGTTTACCCTTTTGA
- a CDS encoding cob(I)yrinic acid a,c-diamide adenosyltransferase: MTRNGIGIRTAQVRSERLTGQIHVYDGIGKGKSQAALGVVLRSIGLGINTPSDSSRVLLLRFLKGPERDYDEDGAITALQRGFPHLIDQVRTGRAEFFGHDQITPFDRTEAARGWDVAKGAIASGLYSVVVLDEINPVLDLGLLSVEEVVNTLKSKPQELEIITTGRAAPQALLDIADLHSEMKPHHHPTAAELFIEGIEIYTGAGKGKSTSALGKALQAIGRGINHPGSTRVLIMQWLKGGSGYTEDAAIAALQQSYPEVVDHQRCGRDAIVWRNSRQDLDYIEAERGWEIAKIAIASGVYKTIILDELNPTVDLELLPVDPIVQALLRKPRDTEVIITGRCQNQPAYFDLASIHSEVYCHKHYANQGVELKRGVDF; this comes from the coding sequence ATGACAAGGAACGGTATCGGTATTCGCACAGCGCAAGTGCGTTCTGAGCGGCTTACGGGTCAAATTCACGTCTATGATGGTATTGGGAAAGGTAAGTCCCAAGCAGCTTTAGGAGTGGTTTTGCGCTCGATTGGTTTGGGCATTAATACACCCAGTGATTCTAGCCGGGTTTTATTGCTGCGGTTTTTGAAGGGTCCAGAACGGGATTATGATGAAGATGGAGCGATAACTGCTTTACAGCGAGGGTTTCCCCATCTTATTGATCAGGTTCGCACAGGAAGAGCGGAGTTTTTTGGCCATGATCAAATTACACCTTTTGATCGAACTGAGGCTGCACGGGGCTGGGATGTAGCCAAAGGTGCGATCGCTTCCGGGTTGTATTCAGTAGTTGTTTTGGATGAAATTAACCCGGTTTTGGATTTGGGTTTGTTATCGGTGGAGGAAGTGGTAAACACTTTAAAATCTAAACCCCAAGAATTGGAAATCATTACGACTGGACGCGCTGCACCACAAGCATTATTAGATATTGCGGATTTGCATTCGGAAATGAAACCCCACCACCACCCCACAGCCGCAGAACTCTTTATTGAAGGGATTGAAATTTATACAGGTGCAGGTAAGGGTAAATCTACCAGTGCTTTGGGTAAGGCTTTGCAAGCTATTGGGAGAGGTATCAATCATCCTGGTTCTACCCGTGTATTAATTATGCAGTGGCTCAAAGGTGGGAGTGGCTATACTGAAGATGCAGCTATAGCGGCTTTACAGCAATCTTATCCTGAAGTTGTAGATCATCAACGGTGTGGACGGGATGCCATTGTTTGGCGGAATTCTCGTCAAGATTTAGACTATATAGAAGCGGAGAGGGGTTGGGAAATTGCCAAAATTGCGATCGCTTCTGGTGTGTATAAGACTATTATCCTCGATGAACTCAATCCCACTGTGGATTTAGAATTGTTACCTGTTGATCCCATTGTTCAAGCTTTGTTACGTAAACCCCGTGATACGGAAGTGATTATTACTGGGCGCTGTCAAAATCAACCGGCTTATTTTGATTTGGCTAGTATTCACTCTGAGGTTTATTGTCATAAACACTACGCAAATCAAGGTGTAGAATTGAAACGGGGGGTTGATTTTTAA
- a CDS encoding peroxiredoxin — protein sequence MPLSVGTDAPAFTAKDTNGNTISLSDFAGKTVVLYFYPKDDTPGCTKQACSFRDSQAEYKDKDVVVLGVSADDEVSHQAFTNKYNLNFPLLADTQKSIITAYDVDGGGYAKRVTYIIDGNGKIIDVDAAVNTTTQASDVLAKLGL from the coding sequence ATGCCTCTATCAGTTGGTACAGACGCACCTGCATTTACCGCCAAAGACACTAACGGCAATACAATTTCATTATCTGATTTTGCTGGTAAAACAGTAGTTCTCTACTTTTACCCCAAAGATGACACACCAGGCTGCACCAAGCAAGCTTGTAGTTTCCGTGATTCTCAAGCTGAATACAAAGACAAAGATGTAGTTGTCTTGGGAGTAAGTGCTGATGATGAAGTTTCTCATCAAGCATTCACCAATAAATATAATCTGAATTTCCCTTTATTAGCTGATACCCAGAAAAGCATCATTACAGCTTATGATGTTGATGGTGGTGGTTACGCCAAGCGTGTTACCTACATCATTGATGGTAATGGCAAAATCATTGATGTTGATGCTGCTGTTAACACTACTACTCAAGCTAGTGATGTTTTAGCAAAACTGGGACTTTGA